Proteins co-encoded in one Centropristis striata isolate RG_2023a ecotype Rhode Island chromosome 24, C.striata_1.0, whole genome shotgun sequence genomic window:
- the pou3f3b gene encoding POU domain, class 3, transcription factor 3-B isoform X2, translating to MATAASNPYLPSNSILSSGSIVHSDSGGGGMQPGSAAVTSGSGGYRGDPSVKMVQSDFMQGAMAASNGGHMLSHAHQWVTSLPHAAAAAAAAAVAAAEAGSPWSSSPVGMTGSPQQQDVKSSGRDDLHTGTALHHRPPHLAPHQTHAGAWGSTTAAHINSISGGQQQQQSLIYSQPGGFTVNGMLSPGSQTLVHPGLVRGDTPDLDHGSHHHHHHHQHPHHQHHGGVNSHDPHSDDDTPTSDDLEQFAKQFKQRRIKLGFTQADVGLALGTLYGNVFSQTTICRFEALQLSFKNMCKLKPLLNKWLEEADSSTGSPTSIDKIAAQGRKRKKRTSIEVSVKGALESHFLKCPKPSAQEISSLADNLQLEKEVVRVWFCNRRQKEKRMTPPGVAQTPEDVYSQGHFLVDYLKDASEASDQRVTTTSSFHQVILAH from the exons ATGGCCACCGCGGCTTCCAATCCTTATCTGCCCAGCAATAGCATCTTATCGTCCGGCTCCATCGTGCACTCTGACTCCGGAGGTGGTGGCATGCAGCCGGGCAGTGCTGCGGTTACCTCGGGGTCTGGGGGCTACAGGGGAGACCCCTCAGTCAAGATGGTACAGAGTGACTTTATGCAAGGCGCAATGGCAGCGAGCAACGGGGGACACATGCTGAGCCATGCCCACCAGTGGGTGACATCCCTCCCGCACGCTGCAGCGGCCGCAGCGGCAGCCGCGGTGGCTGCAGCCGAAGCCGGATCACCCTGGTCGTCGAGTCCCGTCGGGATGACGGGCAGCCCGCAGCAGCAGGATGTGAAAAGCTCCGGCAGAGACGATCTGCACACGGGCACCGCGCTGCACCACAGGCCGCCTCACTTAGCTCCCCATCAGACTCACGCCGGGGCTTGGGGGAGCACGACTGCGGCGCACATTAACTCCATATCCggggggcagcagcagcagcagtcgcTGATCTACTCCCAGCCGGGGGGGTTCACTGTGAACGGGATGCTGAGTCCGGGCAGCCAGACCTTGGTGCACCCGGGCTTGGTGAGAGGGGACACCCCAGATCTGGACCACGgcagccaccaccaccaccatcaccaccagcATCCGCATCACCAGCACCACGGAGGCGTCAACAGCCACGACCCGCACTCGGACGACGACACGCCGACCTCGGACGACCTGGAACAGTTCGCCAAGCAGTTCAAGCAGCGGAGGATCAAACTGGGCTTTACGCAGGCGGACGTCGGCTTGGCTTTGGGCACCCTGTACGGGAACGTTTTCTCTCAGACAACCATTTGCAGATTCGAGGCTCTGCAGCTCAGCTTCAAGAACATGTGCAAGCTCAAGCCTTTGTTAAACAAGTGGCTTGAGGAGGCCGACTCGTCCACCGGCAGCCCCACCAGCATCGACAAGATCGCGGCGCAGGGGAGGAAGCGAAAGAAGCGCACATCCATCGAAGTGAGCGTCAAGGGGGCTTTGGAGAGCCACTTCCTAAAATGCCCCAAACCCTCGGCGCAGGAGATCTCCTCCCTGGCGGACAACTTGCAGCTGGAGAAGGAGGTGGTTAGAGTGTGGTTTTGCAATAGGAGACAGAAGGAAAAACGGATGACGCCCCCAGGAGTGGCACAGACGCCGGAGGATGTGTACTCTCAG gGGCATTTTTTAGTAGATTACTTAAAAGATGCAAGTGAAGCGAGCGACCAGAGGGTGACAACTACAAGTTCATTCCACCAGGTAATTTTGGCGCATTAA
- the pou3f3b gene encoding POU domain, class 3, transcription factor 3-B isoform X1, whose translation MATAASNPYLPSNSILSSGSIVHSDSGGGGMQPGSAAVTSGSGGYRGDPSVKMVQSDFMQGAMAASNGGHMLSHAHQWVTSLPHAAAAAAAAAVAAAEAGSPWSSSPVGMTGSPQQQDVKSSGRDDLHTGTALHHRPPHLAPHQTHAGAWGSTTAAHINSISGGQQQQQSLIYSQPGGFTVNGMLSPGSQTLVHPGLVRGDTPDLDHGSHHHHHHHQHPHHQHHGGVNSHDPHSDDDTPTSDDLEQFAKQFKQRRIKLGFTQADVGLALGTLYGNVFSQTTICRFEALQLSFKNMCKLKPLLNKWLEEADSSTGSPTSIDKIAAQGRKRKKRTSIEVSVKGALESHFLKCPKPSAQEISSLADNLQLEKEVVRVWFCNRRQKEKRMTPPGVAQTPEDVYSQVGNGHFLVDYLKDASEASDQRVTTTSSFHQVILAH comes from the exons ATGGCCACCGCGGCTTCCAATCCTTATCTGCCCAGCAATAGCATCTTATCGTCCGGCTCCATCGTGCACTCTGACTCCGGAGGTGGTGGCATGCAGCCGGGCAGTGCTGCGGTTACCTCGGGGTCTGGGGGCTACAGGGGAGACCCCTCAGTCAAGATGGTACAGAGTGACTTTATGCAAGGCGCAATGGCAGCGAGCAACGGGGGACACATGCTGAGCCATGCCCACCAGTGGGTGACATCCCTCCCGCACGCTGCAGCGGCCGCAGCGGCAGCCGCGGTGGCTGCAGCCGAAGCCGGATCACCCTGGTCGTCGAGTCCCGTCGGGATGACGGGCAGCCCGCAGCAGCAGGATGTGAAAAGCTCCGGCAGAGACGATCTGCACACGGGCACCGCGCTGCACCACAGGCCGCCTCACTTAGCTCCCCATCAGACTCACGCCGGGGCTTGGGGGAGCACGACTGCGGCGCACATTAACTCCATATCCggggggcagcagcagcagcagtcgcTGATCTACTCCCAGCCGGGGGGGTTCACTGTGAACGGGATGCTGAGTCCGGGCAGCCAGACCTTGGTGCACCCGGGCTTGGTGAGAGGGGACACCCCAGATCTGGACCACGgcagccaccaccaccaccatcaccaccagcATCCGCATCACCAGCACCACGGAGGCGTCAACAGCCACGACCCGCACTCGGACGACGACACGCCGACCTCGGACGACCTGGAACAGTTCGCCAAGCAGTTCAAGCAGCGGAGGATCAAACTGGGCTTTACGCAGGCGGACGTCGGCTTGGCTTTGGGCACCCTGTACGGGAACGTTTTCTCTCAGACAACCATTTGCAGATTCGAGGCTCTGCAGCTCAGCTTCAAGAACATGTGCAAGCTCAAGCCTTTGTTAAACAAGTGGCTTGAGGAGGCCGACTCGTCCACCGGCAGCCCCACCAGCATCGACAAGATCGCGGCGCAGGGGAGGAAGCGAAAGAAGCGCACATCCATCGAAGTGAGCGTCAAGGGGGCTTTGGAGAGCCACTTCCTAAAATGCCCCAAACCCTCGGCGCAGGAGATCTCCTCCCTGGCGGACAACTTGCAGCTGGAGAAGGAGGTGGTTAGAGTGTGGTTTTGCAATAGGAGACAGAAGGAAAAACGGATGACGCCCCCAGGAGTGGCACAGACGCCGGAGGATGTGTACTCTCAGGTCGGCAAT gGGCATTTTTTAGTAGATTACTTAAAAGATGCAAGTGAAGCGAGCGACCAGAGGGTGACAACTACAAGTTCATTCCACCAGGTAATTTTGGCGCATTAA